The proteins below come from a single Megalops cyprinoides isolate fMegCyp1 chromosome 5, fMegCyp1.pri, whole genome shotgun sequence genomic window:
- the LOC118777928 gene encoding beta-1 adrenergic receptor-like: MNSTTNSSSVGPIHPAGGPWLALVITVIILVIVAGNMLVIIAIARTSQLQTTTNLFIASLAFADLIVGGLVVPLGATIVVTGDWKLSKRLCELWMSVDVMCVTASIETLCVIAVDRYVAVTRPLRHRQLLRKRWAGLTLCAVWAVAALISFVPIMTRIYRSHGVPRHEACYSVSACCDFITNAVYAIVSSVVSFYVPLCVMIFVYARVFLIATRQVRRIEQESQRFRSRHGHTHGDGVFRVPEFRSARQLVVREHRALKTVGIIIGSFTCCWLPFFVANIVIQSDYYELVTLLNWLGYLNSGLNPIIYCHSPEFRAAFRAVLGCPWVPAGHLETLYKRLRVHCPCFLGGAESGSEMGGSLGGALHLNGTVALNDVDELESQVLCSQEKKV; the protein is encoded by the coding sequence ATGAACAGTACCACCAACAGCTCTTCGGTCGGCCCCATTCACCCCGCCGGGGGACCATGGCTGGCGCTGGTAATCACGGTCATCATCCTGGTCATCGTGGCGGGCAACATGCTGGTCATCATCGCCATCGCCCGTACCTCCCAGCTGCAGACCACCACCAACCTCTTCATCGCCTCCCTGGCTTTCGCCGACCTCATCGTGGGGGGCCTGGTGGTGCCCCTGGGGGCCACCATCGTGGTGACGGGCGACTGGAAGCTCAGCAAGCGGCTCTGTGAGCTGTGGATGTCGGTGGACGTGATGTGCGTGACGGCCAGCATCGAGACGCTGTGCGTGATCGCGGTGGACCGCTATGTGGCGGTCACGCGGCCGCTGCGGCACCGGCAGCTGCTGCGGAAGCGCTGGGCGGGGCTGACGCTGTGTGCCGTGTGGGCCGTCGCCGCCCTCATCTCCTTCGTGCCCATCATGACCCGGATCTACCGGTCTCACGGGGTGCCGAGACACGAGGCCTGCTACAGCGTCTCCGCCTGCTGCGACTTCATCACCAACGCCGTCTACGCCATCGTCTCCTCCGTGGTGTCCTTCTACGTGCCGCTGTGCGTCATGATCTTCGTGTACGCGCGCGTCTTCCTCATCGCCACACGGCAGGTGCGCCGCATCGAGCAGGAGAGCCAGCGCTTCCGCAGCCGACACGGCCACACCCACGGCGACGGCGTCTTCCGCGTGCCGGAGTTCCGCTCGGCCCGGCAGCTGGTGGTGAGGGAGCACCGTGCCCTGAAGACCGTGGGCATCATCATCGGCTCCTTCACCTGCTGCTGGCTGCCCTTCTTCGTGGCCAACATCgtcatccagagcgactacTATGAGCTGGTCACGCTGCTCAACTGGCTGGGCTACCTCAACTCGGGTCTCAACCCCATAATCTACTGCCACAGCCCGGAGTTCCGCGCCGCCTTCAGGGCCGTGCTGGGCTGCCCCTGGGTGCCTGCGGGGCACCTCGAGACCCTCTACAAGAGGCTGCGTGTCCACTGCCCCTGTTTCCTGGGTGGGGCGGAGTCAGGG